The following are encoded in a window of Castanea sativa cultivar Marrone di Chiusa Pesio chromosome 5, ASM4071231v1 genomic DNA:
- the LOC142636747 gene encoding protein FRIGIDA-ESSENTIAL 1 isoform X2, with protein sequence MPPSHDGEVHAPAPAPAAASDSDNDDPEEPEYEEVEEEGEEEEEEEEVEEYEEVEEYEEEEEEEVVEEEEEVEMDVSDSRINADEDRNDVSQNMESEGNDGQLRSGHSTLEKAEVKIPFNTGAVKESGGNFIFSSPSNEPLTAKKEESGLNYEDMKNIKSGKDLGTAEDSRSLDKVDGKGVEALPEEKASKDHSESHSNTKAHLCNKEILNANTSFLSSINGNEMTDTIPMSSHSVEEANGVMNSKEMKQIDLQSGDDKKRLASRLAAPDTRTGGLSPGAEIKDGNDCPAVICDFFAKGWCIKGSSCRFLHIKKGDSNSTTQKHEADVASVNWKREAQLDEGLREISERSMSPGFPEPLASSVGNSSSHLETILPKDLGESQRWNEFHGQHKLPLLKKEDSSLCITPDSQQLPSSKDDPSFVSRFKDVGRDIQTLNWPADHASSNGTGSSMVRNSLLPEYGFSSSGSDLLSRNYHSGIFSSHSSSMEEMASVRSQHKHNDFTLPLRSHSRNLTSNTSLPTTGMLPSHSISTWTASSSPFTFSSFSISHLGSQKLLDGEKECHASRSSSLLQFSSPFPTSESKNLPVTNVPLCSAEHKTKFSSNDWEPSVPFRPSFFIPPMSISSPGSQYDPLRDSTESPKIGDESFNISLYGHGTSIMDKSHLQKYGDSVLPGTLGPECNDDTTSVSSHNKFYDNVLDKSCHAIERDSLATEADTGGTSVDWKNGRMPKEENLCGTSHANDTTTKRRKLNDEHASSHQNDGSRHRKDLKLSRARQDNEMDVVPKMDGNVHKESKAQRHFRAALIDLVKELLKPKWRDGHLSKDAHNMIVKKVVDKVLSTLQSHQIPPTMELVEQYLSSFGSKITKLVEGYVDKYGKS encoded by the exons ATGTTAGTCAAAATATGGAGTCTGAGGGGAATGATGGGCAATTGAGATCAGGGCATTCTACTCTAGAAAAGGCTGAAGTGAAGATCCCATTTAACACCGGTGCTGTGAAAGAAAGTGGTGgtaatttcatattttctagTCCTTCAAATGAGCCATTGACAGCAAAAAAGGAGGAATCAGGTTTGAACTATGAGGATATGAAGAACATAAAATCAGGAAAAGATCTGGGTACTGCTGAGGACAGCAGAAGCCTAGATAAGGTTGATGGGAAAGGTGTTGAGGCCCTTCCAGAAGAGAAGGCCTCTAAAGACCACAGTGAATCGCATTCCAATACCAAGGCTCATTTGTGTAACAAGGAGATTTTAAATGCTAATACCAGCTTTCTTTCTAGCATCAATGGAAATGAGATGACTGATACCATCCCAATGAGTAGTCACTCAGTCGAGGAGGCCAACGGTGTGATGAATTCCAAGGAAATGAAGCAAATTGACTTGCAATCAGGGGATGACAAAAAGCGACTGGCATCAAG ATTGGCTGCTCCTGATACAAGGACTGGAGGTCTGTCCCCTGGTGCTGAGATTAAAGATGGAAACGACTGCCCGGCGGTTATTTGTGACTTTTTTGCAAAAGGGTGGTGCATCAAAGGTAGTTCATGTAGGTTTCTTCATATAAAAAAAGGTGATTCGAATAGTACTACCCAAAAGCATGAGGCAGATGTAGCTTCTGTGAATTGGAAAAGAGAAGCTCAGCTTGATGAAG GTTTGAGAGAGATTAGTGAGAGGTCAATGTCACCTGGTTTTCCTGAGCCACTGGCTTCTTCAGTTGGAAATAGTTCTTCACATCTAGAAACAATCCTGCCTAAGGATCTTGGAGAAAGCCAAAGGTGGAATGAGTTTCATGGACAACATAAGCTTCCATTGCTTAAGAAAGAGGATTCATCTTTGTGCATTACCCCTGACTCCCAGCAATTACCTTCATCTAAAGATGATCCTAGCTTTGTCTCAAGGTTTAAGGATGTAGGAAGAGATATTCAGACACTAAATTGGCCTGCTGACCATGCTTCTTCAAACGGCACAGGAAGTTCTATGGTAAGGAACAGCTTGCTTCCTGAGTATGGGTTTTCTTCAAGTGGCTCTGATCTGTTGTCTCGGAATTACCACAGTGGGATTTTCTCTTCTCATTCAAGCAGTATGGAGGAAATGGCTAGCGTTCGGAGCCAACATAAACACAATGACTTTACTTTACCCCTTAGGAGCCATTCTCGAAATTTGACCTCAAACACTTCTCTTCCAACTACTGGCATGTTGCCATCTCACTCTATCTCTACCTGGACAGCATCTTCATCGCCATTTACTTTTTCCTCTTTCAGTATAAGTCATCTTGGTTCTCAAAAGCTTTTGGATGGTGAGAAAGAGTGCCATGCTTCTAGGTCATCTTCCTTGCTGCAATTCTCTTCTCCCTTCCCTACTTCTGAATCAAAAAATTTACCTGTAACCAATGTACCGTTATGCTCTGCTGagcataaaacaaaattttcttcaaatgaTTGGGAGCCTTCTGTACCTTTCCGACCATCTTTTTTTATCCCTCCTATGAGTATATCATCTCCAGGAAGCCAGTATGACCCTCTTCGTGATAGCACTGAGTCACCCAAGATAGGAGATGAATCCTTTAACATTTCTCTCTATGGTCATGGGACATCCATCATGGACAAATCACATCTGCAGAAATATGGTGATTCTGTATTACCTGGGACCCTGGGACCAGAATGTAATGATGATACGACTTCTGTATCttctcataataaattttatgacAATGTGTTGGACAAAAGTTGCCATGCAATTGAAAGAGATTCACTTGCTACTGAGGCAGATACAGGAGGAACTTCTGTTGACTGGAAAAATGGGAGAATGCCTAAAGAAGAGAATCTCTGCGGCACCTCTCATGCCAATGATACTACTACAAAAAGGCGCAAGCTCAATGATGAGCATGCTTCAAGTCATCAAAATGATGGTTCAAGACACAGAAAGGACTTGAAATTGAGCAGGGCTAGACAGGACAATGAAATGGATGTTGTCCCTAAGATGGATGGAAATGTGCACAAAGAATCAAAAGCACAGAGACATTTTCGTGCTGCTCTTATAGATTTGGTTAAAGAATTGTTGAAACCAAAATGGCGTGATGGTCATCTCAGTAAAGATGCACACAACATGATAGTAAAAAAAGTGGTTGACAAGGTTCTTAGCACCTTACAGTCTCACCAAATTCCACCCACCATGGAATTAGTAGAGCAATATCTCTCTTCATTTGGTtcgaaaattacaaaacttgtTGAG GGATACGTTGATAAATATGGCAAATCTTGA
- the LOC142636747 gene encoding protein FRIGIDA-ESSENTIAL 1 isoform X1 encodes MPPSHDGEVHAPAPAPAAASDSDNDDPEEPEYEEVEEEGEEEEEEEEVEEYEEVEEYEEEEEEEVVEEEEEVEMDVSDSRINADEDRNGTLPMKYLGLPLGAKFKDKTIWNPILEKIEQRLAGWKRLYLSKGDVSQNMESEGNDGQLRSGHSTLEKAEVKIPFNTGAVKESGGNFIFSSPSNEPLTAKKEESGLNYEDMKNIKSGKDLGTAEDSRSLDKVDGKGVEALPEEKASKDHSESHSNTKAHLCNKEILNANTSFLSSINGNEMTDTIPMSSHSVEEANGVMNSKEMKQIDLQSGDDKKRLASRLAAPDTRTGGLSPGAEIKDGNDCPAVICDFFAKGWCIKGSSCRFLHIKKGDSNSTTQKHEADVASVNWKREAQLDEGLREISERSMSPGFPEPLASSVGNSSSHLETILPKDLGESQRWNEFHGQHKLPLLKKEDSSLCITPDSQQLPSSKDDPSFVSRFKDVGRDIQTLNWPADHASSNGTGSSMVRNSLLPEYGFSSSGSDLLSRNYHSGIFSSHSSSMEEMASVRSQHKHNDFTLPLRSHSRNLTSNTSLPTTGMLPSHSISTWTASSSPFTFSSFSISHLGSQKLLDGEKECHASRSSSLLQFSSPFPTSESKNLPVTNVPLCSAEHKTKFSSNDWEPSVPFRPSFFIPPMSISSPGSQYDPLRDSTESPKIGDESFNISLYGHGTSIMDKSHLQKYGDSVLPGTLGPECNDDTTSVSSHNKFYDNVLDKSCHAIERDSLATEADTGGTSVDWKNGRMPKEENLCGTSHANDTTTKRRKLNDEHASSHQNDGSRHRKDLKLSRARQDNEMDVVPKMDGNVHKESKAQRHFRAALIDLVKELLKPKWRDGHLSKDAHNMIVKKVVDKVLSTLQSHQIPPTMELVEQYLSSFGSKITKLVEGYVDKYGKS; translated from the exons GTACCCTTCCAATGAAATATTTAGGCCTTCCTTTGGGAGCTAAATTCAAGGATAAGACAATTTGGAACCCAATTCTGGAAAAGATAGAACAGAGATTAGCAGGATGGAAACGTTTGTACTTATCCAAGGGAG ATGTTAGTCAAAATATGGAGTCTGAGGGGAATGATGGGCAATTGAGATCAGGGCATTCTACTCTAGAAAAGGCTGAAGTGAAGATCCCATTTAACACCGGTGCTGTGAAAGAAAGTGGTGgtaatttcatattttctagTCCTTCAAATGAGCCATTGACAGCAAAAAAGGAGGAATCAGGTTTGAACTATGAGGATATGAAGAACATAAAATCAGGAAAAGATCTGGGTACTGCTGAGGACAGCAGAAGCCTAGATAAGGTTGATGGGAAAGGTGTTGAGGCCCTTCCAGAAGAGAAGGCCTCTAAAGACCACAGTGAATCGCATTCCAATACCAAGGCTCATTTGTGTAACAAGGAGATTTTAAATGCTAATACCAGCTTTCTTTCTAGCATCAATGGAAATGAGATGACTGATACCATCCCAATGAGTAGTCACTCAGTCGAGGAGGCCAACGGTGTGATGAATTCCAAGGAAATGAAGCAAATTGACTTGCAATCAGGGGATGACAAAAAGCGACTGGCATCAAG ATTGGCTGCTCCTGATACAAGGACTGGAGGTCTGTCCCCTGGTGCTGAGATTAAAGATGGAAACGACTGCCCGGCGGTTATTTGTGACTTTTTTGCAAAAGGGTGGTGCATCAAAGGTAGTTCATGTAGGTTTCTTCATATAAAAAAAGGTGATTCGAATAGTACTACCCAAAAGCATGAGGCAGATGTAGCTTCTGTGAATTGGAAAAGAGAAGCTCAGCTTGATGAAG GTTTGAGAGAGATTAGTGAGAGGTCAATGTCACCTGGTTTTCCTGAGCCACTGGCTTCTTCAGTTGGAAATAGTTCTTCACATCTAGAAACAATCCTGCCTAAGGATCTTGGAGAAAGCCAAAGGTGGAATGAGTTTCATGGACAACATAAGCTTCCATTGCTTAAGAAAGAGGATTCATCTTTGTGCATTACCCCTGACTCCCAGCAATTACCTTCATCTAAAGATGATCCTAGCTTTGTCTCAAGGTTTAAGGATGTAGGAAGAGATATTCAGACACTAAATTGGCCTGCTGACCATGCTTCTTCAAACGGCACAGGAAGTTCTATGGTAAGGAACAGCTTGCTTCCTGAGTATGGGTTTTCTTCAAGTGGCTCTGATCTGTTGTCTCGGAATTACCACAGTGGGATTTTCTCTTCTCATTCAAGCAGTATGGAGGAAATGGCTAGCGTTCGGAGCCAACATAAACACAATGACTTTACTTTACCCCTTAGGAGCCATTCTCGAAATTTGACCTCAAACACTTCTCTTCCAACTACTGGCATGTTGCCATCTCACTCTATCTCTACCTGGACAGCATCTTCATCGCCATTTACTTTTTCCTCTTTCAGTATAAGTCATCTTGGTTCTCAAAAGCTTTTGGATGGTGAGAAAGAGTGCCATGCTTCTAGGTCATCTTCCTTGCTGCAATTCTCTTCTCCCTTCCCTACTTCTGAATCAAAAAATTTACCTGTAACCAATGTACCGTTATGCTCTGCTGagcataaaacaaaattttcttcaaatgaTTGGGAGCCTTCTGTACCTTTCCGACCATCTTTTTTTATCCCTCCTATGAGTATATCATCTCCAGGAAGCCAGTATGACCCTCTTCGTGATAGCACTGAGTCACCCAAGATAGGAGATGAATCCTTTAACATTTCTCTCTATGGTCATGGGACATCCATCATGGACAAATCACATCTGCAGAAATATGGTGATTCTGTATTACCTGGGACCCTGGGACCAGAATGTAATGATGATACGACTTCTGTATCttctcataataaattttatgacAATGTGTTGGACAAAAGTTGCCATGCAATTGAAAGAGATTCACTTGCTACTGAGGCAGATACAGGAGGAACTTCTGTTGACTGGAAAAATGGGAGAATGCCTAAAGAAGAGAATCTCTGCGGCACCTCTCATGCCAATGATACTACTACAAAAAGGCGCAAGCTCAATGATGAGCATGCTTCAAGTCATCAAAATGATGGTTCAAGACACAGAAAGGACTTGAAATTGAGCAGGGCTAGACAGGACAATGAAATGGATGTTGTCCCTAAGATGGATGGAAATGTGCACAAAGAATCAAAAGCACAGAGACATTTTCGTGCTGCTCTTATAGATTTGGTTAAAGAATTGTTGAAACCAAAATGGCGTGATGGTCATCTCAGTAAAGATGCACACAACATGATAGTAAAAAAAGTGGTTGACAAGGTTCTTAGCACCTTACAGTCTCACCAAATTCCACCCACCATGGAATTAGTAGAGCAATATCTCTCTTCATTTGGTtcgaaaattacaaaacttgtTGAG GGATACGTTGATAAATATGGCAAATCTTGA